The window GCTGAACATCCCGATCATAAGCGCTGCGATGGACACAGTAACGGAGAGTAGGCTCGCAATAGCGATTGCGCGCGAGGGTGGGCTTGGCGTTATTCATCGCAATATGTGCATTGAGTCTCAGGCCGCGGAGGTTGATCGGGTGAAGCGGTCTGAGAGTGTTGTGGTGATGGACCCTGTTACGATTAGTCTTGACGATCGAGTGAGCAAGGCGAATATGATGGTTCGGAAGCACAAGGTTTCGGGGTTTCCTGTGGTCGATTCTTCTGGGAAGCTAGTTGGGCTCTTGACACACAGGGACCTGAGGTTCGAGGCAGACACCTCGAAGAAAGTGGCCGAGGTGATGACGCCGCTTGATAAGTTGGTGACGGTTCAGCCCAACACGCCGACGGAGGAGGCCAAGGTGTTGCTTCACCGCAACAGGATCGAGAAGCTTCCCGTGGTGGATGAGAGCGGCGCGTTGGTGGGGCTGATGACTTTCAAGGATATCGAGAAGTCGATGTTCTATCCCAAAGCCTGCAAGGACGCACTTGGGCGGCTGAGGGTGGGGGCCGCGGTCGGTGTCTCGGCGGACACTCCGGACCGGGTCGATGCGCTGGTTGATGCGGGCGTTGACGTGATTGTTGTCGATACGGCCAACGGTTTCTCGAAAGTGGTGCTCGACATGGTGGAACGGCTGAAGTCGGAGCATCCTGAGACAGCGCTTGTCGCCGGCAATGTTGTTACAGGTGAAGGTGTGGAGGCGCTGAGCAAGTCAGGCGCGGAGGCTGTAAAGGTCGGGATCGGCCCATCGGCCATCTGCACGACGCGAGTTGTCGCGGGGGTAGGTGTTCCGCAGTTGACGGCGATTTACGAATGTGCGAAGGCGGCGGCCATCTGCGGCATTCCGGTGCTCGCCGACGGTGGCCTCAAGTATTCCGGGGACATTACGAAGGCGATCGGCGCGGGCGCCGACTGCGTGATGATAGGCAATCTTTTTGCGGGGACTGAGGAGACGCCGGGCGAGATAGTGCTCTACGAGGGCCGAAGCTACAAGGCCTACCGTGGGATGGGCTCGTTGAGCGCGATGAAGGCCGGCGGCCGCGACCGTTATTTTTACAGGGAGGATGCGGAGGAGAAGATGGTCCCACAGGGGATCGAGGGCATGGTTCCCTACAAGGGCTCTGTGGCCTCGCTGGTCTGTCAGCTTATTGGCGGGCTTACGGCGGGCATGGGCTATTTGGGCGCCCGCACAATCGAGGAGCTTAAGCAGAAGGCCCGATTCATCCGGGTAACCACGGCGGGGCTTAGGGAAAGCCATCCACACGGCGTTCTGATCACGAGGGAGGCGCCAAATTATCAGGCCGGATGAGCCGACAGCTGAACGTCGGGAGCCTCGAGTTAAGAGAGATTAGGGATGATGCGGCTTTCGTTTGTGAAGATGCATGGCCTGGGCAATGACTACATTCTGTTCGACGCAAAGGACTGCGCTCTTGACGGCGTTGACCTTGGGCAGCTCGCCAGAGATGTTTGCAGGCGGCGGTTCAGCATTGGGGCGGACGGTATCGCTGTTCTCAGTCCGGGGGGCGCCGATGCCGACATCTACATGAGGGTTTTCAACCCTGACGGTTCCGAGACTGGCTCGTGCGGGACGGCCTTCAGGTGCGCTGCCCGGTATGCGTTTGAGCGAAAGGGATTTGCGAAGGCGACAAGCTCTGGCGTCCGGATAGCTACATCCGACCGAAATGTCCTTGCTCGCGTTGTCCAGAGCGAGGACGGCTGCACTCTGGTCGAGGTGAGGATGGGAAAGGCACTTTTTGGGCGAGGCGATATCCCAGCTTTGGGCACTCGCGAGGACGATTTTTTGGAACAGCCGATAACAGTTCAGGGCGAGGAACTTGTGGTTTCGGCGGCCTCAGTGGGGAATCCCCACGCAGTAGTTTTCTGCGATGATGTGTCAAAGGTTCCGCTCGAGAGCCTTGGACATGCGCTCGAGAACCATCCCGTATTCCCCGAGAGGACCAATGTCCACTTCGTCCAGGTCATATCGAGGGGCGAGCTCAAGGTCCGCACGTGGGAGCGCGGCACTGGGCCGACTCTATCCTGCGGGACGGGCGCCTCAGCAACAGCGGCGATTGCCAACCGCTTGGGTAAGGTGGACACGCCGGTTCGCGTGTTAATGCGGGGTGGAGTTCTCAAGATCGAGATCGATCAGGAGGGCGAACTAGCGATGCTGGCTGAGGCAGAACCTGTGTTCAGTGGGTGGATAGATTATGAGGCTTAAGAGAGAGCAGGTGCGGTTTTTGGCTGGTCGAATAGTGGATGACCTTCTCAAGGAGAAGCTGATTGAGGTTGATAGGTCAGACCTTGAGATGTTCCGGGTGATGGTCGATGAGTTTGTCCTTGACCAGTTGCTTATCGAGGATAAGCTGAATGAGGAGGTTCGGAAGCTGTTGGACCATCATCGAGACGAGATGCACCGGGATAACATCAACTACCAGGACATGTTCAAGATGATCAAGAGGCGTCTCATTAACGAGCGTAACTTGGTGATCTGAAGGGGCAGCCCTGGATTCAGGAAGGCGAACTTTATGAGACTTAGCGACGACAAGATAAACGATCTTGCATTCAACCTGACTGACCGGCTGGACCGGGACGAGCGAGCGAGGTGTGTTGCGTCAGTAAACGTTGTCCGGGCCTGTATCAGGCGAACGATTACTTCGGAGCTGCAGCTCGAGGACGAGGTCGTCCAGATAGTTCTCAGAAGGCTTGATGCGATGAAGTCCGTCAAGCCAGAGACGCCCAAATGGGAGGGTCATTTCGAGCGGCTCTACGCTGCGGAGATGGCCAAGCGGGGGCGGCAGTGGGACATAAACGCCCGAGACGTGCTCCGATAGAGCGATTGCGGCGACCCGGGGAGACGACATGGTGAACATACACTTCTTGGCGGTGCGGCATCGTGCGTGGGGCTGTTTTCTGCTCCTATTCGGGACCTGCGCAGTGATGAGCCTGGGCGTAATCCTTGACTGCAGCGCTACAAACTCCGTTGCGGAAGGCCTTCTTATCTCGCCACTGGAATGCTCGCCCGACCTTGAGACGATTCGTTTCGAGTTTACGCTTACCGATTACCACGTTGACAAAACTCTCCAGCGGTCAGACGGGACGTTAGTCTCTGTGCCGGGGCTTCGAAACACGATGGAGGTGGGCGAGCCGTCCCTCCCCGTCAAGGGTTTTTATGTCGGCATCCCGGCGGATGTATCCTCCGCCACGGTGAGGCTCTTGTCCGAGGATTTCATCTTCGAGCACGACTGCAGCGTCCTTCCCTGGCGAGAGCCTGGCTGCGAAGCTTCGCCCAAAGGCGAGTCCGGAGACCTCGCCTGCGTGCGCGACGGCCTGTTCCCCCAAGCGCCGGTCAGAATCAGCCACATAGGCTTCCTCAGAAGCCAGAAAATCGCGCTCATCAAGGTATGCCCCATCCAACTCGACGCGCGGCGAAATCTGCTGCGCATAGTGCGAAGCGGCTCGGTCGAGATAAGGCTCGTGCGCGACGCCAGGATACTGCCGGCCGCCGCCGAGCTCGGCCCTCGCGATGAGTCGCGCTTCGAGCCGATGCTCGCTCACCTTTTGGCCAATTACGAGCAAGCGAGGTTCTACCGACTCGCCAGTCGATTCGGCAGTGTGAGCGAGAGGACCGGCGAGGAGTATTGGTATGATCCTAGTATAACGTATTTGAAGCTCTCGACGAGCGAGGACGGTGTCTATAAGGTTGACTACGATGTTTTGCGGTCGCGCGGCGTTGCTCCCTCGGGGATAGATACTACGAGGTTGAAGCTCTACTACCGCGGGGAGATGGTCCCGATCCTTGTAATAGATGGCGGGGACGGGTCCTTTGACGAGGGCGATTTCGTGGTCTTCATGGGTGGTCATAAGCGCAGCGAGCAGATCGGATGGGCATTGGACGAGTACACGGACGAGGCAGTCTGGTGGCTCTGCTGGGACGATGGGGCGGGGATGCGGTATCAGGCTGCCTCGGAGGATGTGCAGGGCTCGGTTGACGTCTTGGACGCCGACTCCTACTTCTGGGCGAAGGAGCACTTTGAGCAGGACGTGCTCTACGATGGTTGGAATGACGATGTCGATCAGGACAGCTGGTTCTGGGACACGGTCTGGTTTGCGCCCGACTCGGCTACAGTCGATTTCAAGTTGCGAGCCTTTGGTGAGGCCGTCCAAAGTGCGGCGACCGTCTCGGTGCGGCTGAAAGGTAATTCAAGTGTCTTCAACGTCAACCCAGACCACCATTCCGTCTTCTACGTCAACGGCGGCCAAACACCAATGGGGGACTTCTTCTGGGACGGATACGACTTCGCAACCATGACGTTTCAGGTCCCCGCGGGCAACCTCAAAGACGGCCGCAACACGATCACTACCTCAAGTCCTGGCGACACCGAGGCGAGCGTCGATTCGATCTACATCAATTGGGTGGAGGTCGAGTATCCTAGGCGCTATCAAGCGATTCGGGACGAGACTTGGTTCAAACCTCCTGCGGGCTCGGACGGCCGTCCTGTGGAGTATTGCCTTGCTGGGTTCGGTCAGAGCGATGTCCTGATTCTCGACATCACGGACGGGCGATACTTCCCTCGCTACTCTCGCGTCAATGAGGGGGGCTCGTGGGTCGTGCGTTTTGTGGACACTACGCCGTCTGCGCAGACGGTCTATTGGGCAACGACCCAGAGCGCTCTCAGAACGCCGCTCAGCGCGGTCCTTGACGAGCCTTCGACGCTTCGAGACCCGTCCAATCAAGCCGATCTTATCATCATCACCGTGCCGGAGTTTTTTGCGCCTCTTGCGCAGCTGGTTGAGTTCAGAAGGGCGCAGGGGATCAGCGTCAAGGTCGTTGATCTCCAGAACATCTTTGACGAGT is drawn from bacterium and contains these coding sequences:
- the guaB gene encoding IMP dehydrogenase, whose amino-acid sequence is MEFQEKFGKEGLTFDDVLLIPGRSEVLPHEADSRARLTKNITLNIPIISAAMDTVTESRLAIAIAREGGLGVIHRNMCIESQAAEVDRVKRSESVVVMDPVTISLDDRVSKANMMVRKHKVSGFPVVDSSGKLVGLLTHRDLRFEADTSKKVAEVMTPLDKLVTVQPNTPTEEAKVLLHRNRIEKLPVVDESGALVGLMTFKDIEKSMFYPKACKDALGRLRVGAAVGVSADTPDRVDALVDAGVDVIVVDTANGFSKVVLDMVERLKSEHPETALVAGNVVTGEGVEALSKSGAEAVKVGIGPSAICTTRVVAGVGVPQLTAIYECAKAAAICGIPVLADGGLKYSGDITKAIGAGADCVMIGNLFAGTEETPGEIVLYEGRSYKAYRGMGSLSAMKAGGRDRYFYREDAEEKMVPQGIEGMVPYKGSVASLVCQLIGGLTAGMGYLGARTIEELKQKARFIRVTTAGLRESHPHGVLITREAPNYQAG
- the dapF gene encoding diaminopimelate epimerase, producing the protein MMRLSFVKMHGLGNDYILFDAKDCALDGVDLGQLARDVCRRRFSIGADGIAVLSPGGADADIYMRVFNPDGSETGSCGTAFRCAARYAFERKGFAKATSSGVRIATSDRNVLARVVQSEDGCTLVEVRMGKALFGRGDIPALGTREDDFLEQPITVQGEELVVSAASVGNPHAVVFCDDVSKVPLESLGHALENHPVFPERTNVHFVQVISRGELKVRTWERGTGPTLSCGTGASATAAIANRLGKVDTPVRVLMRGGVLKIEIDQEGELAMLAEAEPVFSGWIDYEA
- a CDS encoding C25 family cysteine peptidase; this translates as MVNIHFLAVRHRAWGCFLLLFGTCAVMSLGVILDCSATNSVAEGLLISPLECSPDLETIRFEFTLTDYHVDKTLQRSDGTLVSVPGLRNTMEVGEPSLPVKGFYVGIPADVSSATVRLLSEDFIFEHDCSVLPWREPGCEASPKGESGDLACVRDGLFPQAPVRISHIGFLRSQKIALIKVCPIQLDARRNLLRIVRSGSVEIRLVRDARILPAAAELGPRDESRFEPMLAHLLANYEQARFYRLASRFGSVSERTGEEYWYDPSITYLKLSTSEDGVYKVDYDVLRSRGVAPSGIDTTRLKLYYRGEMVPILVIDGGDGSFDEGDFVVFMGGHKRSEQIGWALDEYTDEAVWWLCWDDGAGMRYQAASEDVQGSVDVLDADSYFWAKEHFEQDVLYDGWNDDVDQDSWFWDTVWFAPDSATVDFKLRAFGEAVQSAATVSVRLKGNSSVFNVNPDHHSVFYVNGGQTPMGDFFWDGYDFATMTFQVPAGNLKDGRNTITTSSPGDTEASVDSIYINWVEVEYPRRYQAIRDETWFKPPAGSDGRPVEYCLAGFGQSDVLILDITDGRYFPRYSRVNEGGSWVVRFVDTTPSAQTVYWATTQSALRTPLSAVLDEPSTLRDPSNQADLIIITVPEFFAPLAQLVEFRRAQGISVKVVDLQNIFDEFSYGMFNPLAIRSFLWFAYNNWTEPIATHVLLVGDASWDYRFILTDSVIPNYVPSYLDPARDDKFVNVTGNENDWYPDFAIGRMPVQNAQDLTKMIVNTIRYETSPPPGDWTRRALLVTGGENWVEQDTFMGHARDYEAAMPADFEFAEVFKQTEGTDNKDHYAQRILEELNRGALITIFSGHGARNQWDFVLESSDLYGLHCEGKTSIVLVMTCHTGRFANPKTPCIGERFIMEGDALQGALGYWGSTGLTSVWNPYYLTMDLLGEIFDRGSTDIGLAIMAVKLKFYEESEDVSLASSQAFLADPMLRINLPPIPSPSDVEASVSGDEVTISWDYPDTLEDLAGFHVCIGGQQEPAGRPLSPCDDGYAFWTDADKREMTLVAAGASASYCAVVRAINSDETASCFSESACFKFGVSGSGVPKIIAAGYADSSITHQEGGKLSLYAMVEDPDGLDDIERVAVRCSDVPGSLDLDEILPGIYYTQIDVGPGLKQGQYLLELRASDRMGNVSAVSPYFAVRGWGLEWPSYTEASQAANWTFDDSARQGPLVLAAGYLSSGITSFGGGELTLVALVAPGPSGFPVAQVDVYLDGVPIGAQLSDDGLHGDFNAGDGIFGLEVPIPPGEVPGNYLVGLRAVDEGGLSGPMWPFVSVW